The Macadamia integrifolia cultivar HAES 741 unplaced genomic scaffold, SCU_Mint_v3 scaffold1098, whole genome shotgun sequence genome includes the window GAATATAGAAGAAAATAAGTCCAGATTAAAACAATTTGAACTAAAATTCTTTTCACAGGAAGCTTACAGATGAAACCCAAGATCTAGAAACAAACATCTTCAGATTGGTCTCAAAACGCTTAAGATGTAGGGACAAAATTGAGTAATATTATGTCACTGGAAAGGAGGTAATCATGATTGTAGCACACATATAGGGATTTGCCTTTTTAGAATGAGCTTAGTGCTATGAAAAGAAGCAATCATCATCAATATTTCTTTTAATCTTTTCCATTTATAGTTGTCCCCTCCAACAACTTCTAACTTTGATGGATTTGAACGCCCTTTCGGCAAGTAATGTCTCTCAACATTCCACCAAATCATTGCTCAAAATGGAACTAGTTGGTATGGCTTGCAAACTTGAGACAGATAATATGACAAAAACAATTTGATCTGTGGCATTAACTAGAACAAGAAACAACAACAGTGACAaaacagaggaagaaaagaattacAACATTGAATTAAAACTACACGGAAAATATAAGTCATGAAACATAGCTAATTGATTCCTAGTACATGATTACCAAGAATTTCGCTCAAAACCAGTGCCCACGAACAGTGACCTAACCTTTTACTGAACAGCAACACACTTGTTGCCAAATGATACGCACAGAGAACCCAAAGATGTCAAGTGGAAAAGTTCAAAAGCTCAGATGAAGCTTTTATACATGTGCATACTGATCAAGTGGATGAACGGCAAGTGTTGATCCCATCTTTGCAGTCACTTGTCAGATCATTGAAAGTTTCGATCTGCTTTTTGCCCCGCAAGAACACCTCTGTGTCAACTGATACCCTCATGTAACCATCAAACTCAACTGGAACTCCATTGTTAAGTTTTGTGGTCTCCGCATACCACTCACTGTTCTCATCCCAGAGATCCTTATATTCGTCAAGGAAATGAATCGTATACTTGTCCTTCAGAGGATTGAAAAAAGATGTATCAGGTTCATCGGTGGCAATGTAAATATTCCTCCCATTTTCAATCTTGTCCTGTAGAGAAGGAATAAGTGCTTCTGGTGAAGTATCAGCTGCTAGATTAGGCCAGAGTTCCTTATTCTTTGCCTTCTCACCTCTCACGACATGGACGGAGTCAAAATCCCAATTCAACCTTGAGGCAATTCCAGATACAATGTCCATTAACCTTCTAGATTTCCAGATGAGGTGCCATGGTCGTTGGATAGCAGATTCAGTCTCTCCTTCACAAACTCTATACCAGTAATTATCTGGCTCCACGGATCCAAACTTCCGCATAATCAAAGTATCCTGTACCTCAGCAAGTTTCATTGGCGTGACCCTAAAATCCTCCACAAGGAAAAGACGCAAACCATCTTTGGTCTGCCATTTTCCCCAATCTAACCAGAACTGCTTCTGGTCCAGCACAGGTGCCGACTCCTTCAAATGCTCAAAATCAAAGTAAAACCTGAAATCCTTCCCCTCCTCATCCTGATGGGACGAAGTGTACATCGAATTTAAACAAATGGTCAAATCCATAATCAATGTGCGATTCAAATACTGAGCTTCACCCAAAGCACACAAGAAGCTCCAGAGGTAATGGTTCATGCTCTTGCACCTGTCGCCACCACCCGTATAAATCAAGTACTTGCCACGACCAAAAGAACTCTCAGACTCGACCACTGGAAGAGTATCATTCACAACTTCTCCAACCACAGGCAAAGTAGCCGGATTCTCCGCATGCTTCTTCGGCAGCTTCTCGAACCCAGGTTTctggttcttcttccttttccttgcaTTCATACCAGAATGGTAATCCCCAATACCAACCACAGTGTAATTACAGTTCCCAGACCTAGAAATCGAGAACCTACGATAGTCCTTATACAAGGACGCAGTTTTTCCTTGGTTGGGTCTAAACCTCCATGCCATATCACAAGTGCTTTCATTTGATCCTTTCACAGGTTTCCCGAATCGGTAAAAGTGGATATCCTTAAAATGCTCTATAGCTGCTTTCATCAACAGATTAAAGATCTCCCTGTCTGTACAGTCAATGGGTTTATCGATGTCGCCCTCACAATCAGGTGGGTTTTCCCCGGCATTACCAGGAACGTCGGTGATGTTAATGAAAGTATCAAATACAGTTTGGTTAGAAGCAATAAAATCCTCACCAGTCTTGACGACGGTGTCATCGGATCTGAAAGTGGCATTTGAAGTTGAAGTGAGGAAGTTTGTGATTTTTGTTGTTGGACGGAACAAAGGGTCTTCAGGTTGGTAAGTCGCAGCAATAATGGTGAAGATTAAGAccccaagaacaaaaattgcgAAACAGAGGTTTCCTATCAGAGCAAGAGCATTTTGACCTAAGTTTTCTGGCCGGAAACTTCCGGATCTGGACAGTGCAGAGCGATTAATCATCGTTTAGAACAGAAAACCTCGAAAAATCGGATTCTGAAGAACTATAGCAATCTTGGAGGAGAGATCCCAAGATAATTAAAGTTTAAATCAGAGAGCGACTGGTCGTACCTTTCATCAAGTAGAaatcagcagcagcagcagcagcagcagctcaGGATTTTCTTCGTATTTCCACAGATCAATAATCGAGATCTCTCTCACTTTATCTTCAGTGTGTGACCTGTGAAGTGTGAACAAGTGTGAGAAGCTTAGGAAAGGTCAGTACGTGACACCGACAAGGGCTAAAAAGGTAACTTGAGAATCATCTACGATACTGGACTGGTGGAGTATTAAATACATAAAGTCAATAAATAGATCTTGGTTTTCccaaaaagtaaataaataaatatacatcttgatcaagaaattgaaattgaacttgtTTGAATATATCAATAGAAACAGGAAAATGATGATGGGTGAACCGAGGCTGGGTAAATCGCCAGCCTTTTGGGAGTTAGTGGCCCAATCAGTAAGGATTGAGAACTTGGGATAGGAGGGTCATGGGAGACATTTCCAAGGAaggaagatagagagagagagatagtgtgtgtgtgtggcttGCTGGGCATAGTGCTTGCATACCCAACTTTCCCcaataataataagggagagATTCTCTACATGGTAATGTGGCCTTTGCACTAGTGCAGAGATCAGTCACATTGTATAAAGGAGTAACAATAGGATCGAGACAATCATTTCACCTCCATTTTGTGTGGGTGTAAGCCTCATGTTGTCAGGcaagtttatttttcttaaaaatagtaaaataatgATAAGCGAGAATAGATTTTCTACCTGGCAGTATGACCTTGCACTAGCATGAAGGGCAATTGCAGTGAGTGTAGAGCATGAACATTGGTGAGATTTTCGCATTCATGGGGTATTGGATAGTCATTTtagtgaacggatcaggttcacgtatgagaatgttcttgtacacattgatccgtggatatagaatctattaaatgaagagagagaaaattgattataTATCCACGAACCAAGACCATTCTCATATattctcgtacatgaacctgattAGCTCTCGTCATTTTACCCCCCTTACGTCTAGGCAAGTGCCATGGTGCCAGACAAATTCCTTTtacctaataataataataataataaaaataataataaaagaaaaaaaaaacctaaaaggtaGAGCAACGACTATTACTAAATATAGATGCGGGTGAAAAAATAACTACCCTATCCTCATAAAAGATGAAAATCTCATCTCTATTGATATTTTCACGTTCGCTTTCTCCTATGAGCTCCCACCATGCTGTCAGAGCCACACGTTTTCTTAGGGAACCCACCCATTTGtatgatttatgtttttatttatcttatatatttctatttattcAGGGGTTTGTTATGATTTATGATCCCAATTTATACCTCTTACAAATTAACATAAACtacaaatcattttttttatttgtgcgCTCACTCTTAATATCACGTGCAGCAATGGCTAAAAAGAAGGATAAATTGGTAATTTTgaattatattttataaatcCTTCCAATCTTCGATGTTTCACCATTTTCCCTCCAAAGAAACACCCTGAGATGTGAAACTGTTCGTGAAAAATCAACCATGAAAATCCAACAGCGCGCTTTAATCAACCAAGGAAATTCATTAAAATCTTATTCGAGTTTTGGAGTTCGAATATTCCTTTATTCATGAACTGATTTCGCTTCAAGGGGTTCCGAATTCGGTCAGGGTTAGGGTTGGGGTTTCAGTAGAGATGGATGTCGAGTGCATCGCAGAGAAGATTTGCAGCTCTTTGGGGGAACTGGTGATTTTGGAAGACTTGGATTCTCAATGGAAGCCAGCCGTCTGCTCTGCTTTTGAGAAGGAGAGGCTCTATTTTCTTAACAGGTATTCTCGCCATCTTCGCCCTTTCTCTTTGCTGAATTTTGAGTTCTTTTGACCTCTGTAATTTCCCCTTCTGCATATCCGATCATTGTGTTCTTCTTGCTTCCGCCCTTCAAGTGCATGAACGGAGTCAAAGGCTACACAATGATCGGAGAGACGTCGGAGTTGCAGTGGTGGAGATGAATAGACTTCACAGCTAGCAGTCGTAATTTCCTCTTCCAtttgttgttctttgattattgGCCGTCGTAATATTCACTTAGAATTCGAACGTTTTAAGCCGAACCAGTTgaaatttttgagttttcttttgaactttttttttttttatgagaaatgaATGATACTCTGCGAACTGTATTCTGGGAGAGTGATTAACGTGCAAGGGAATCAgttttgattataaaattctaATTATTGCTTCTTTTAGGCTTGGTTGATATATGAGAGGCTATATTTAGATTAGTCTCTCACTTCATTTTTCTAATGCTTTTGGTATGCTACATTTGTAGTTTAATAGAGAAGTAGCACAGAACTGTACGAAAAGCAAATTATTTAGCTAAGAATTTACAGGAGCTATGGTAAATGCTCAACAAAAGGAAATAAGCTAAAGTAAAGAAGTCTACTTGGTTTTTGCATCTGTACTGTTACTTTTTGGTTTGTGGATGTTCTAGTAAGTGCAGATATATTGTATCGACAATTTCACCCTCATAAGTCAATCCATTGGTATGTATCATGTAATTCTTGGCATTactaccaatggggttg containing:
- the LOC122062757 gene encoding uncharacterized protein LOC122062757; translation: MINRSALSRSGSFRPENLGQNALALIGNLCFAIFVLGVLIFTIIAATYQPEDPLFRPTTKITNFLTSTSNATFRSDDTVVKTGEDFIASNQTVFDTFINITDVPGNAGENPPDCEGDIDKPIDCTDREIFNLLMKAAIEHFKDIHFYRFGKPVKGSNESTCDMAWRFRPNQGKTASLYKDYRRFSISRSGNCNYTVVGIGDYHSGMNARKRKKNQKPGFEKLPKKHAENPATLPVVGEVVNDTLPVVESESSFGRGKYLIYTGGGDRCKSMNHYLWSFLCALGEAQYLNRTLIMDLTICLNSMYTSSHQDEEGKDFRFYFDFEHLKESAPVLDQKQFWLDWGKWQTKDGLRLFLVEDFRVTPMKLAEVQDTLIMRKFGSVEPDNYWYRVCEGETESAIQRPWHLIWKSRRLMDIVSGIASRLNWDFDSVHVVRGEKAKNKELWPNLAADTSPEALIPSLQDKIENGRNIYIATDEPDTSFFNPLKDKYTIHFLDEYKDLWDENSEWYAETTKLNNGVPVEFDGYMRVSVDTEVFLRGKKQIETFNDLTSDCKDGINTCRSST